The following proteins come from a genomic window of Canis lupus familiaris isolate Mischka breed German Shepherd chromosome 31, alternate assembly UU_Cfam_GSD_1.0, whole genome shotgun sequence:
- the LOC119877777 gene encoding 60S ribosomal protein L10-like, translating into MRGAFGKPQGTVARVHIGQVITSIRTKLQNKEHVIEALRRAKFKFPGRQKIHISKKWGFTKFNGDEFEDMVAEKRLIPDGCGVTYIPSRGPLDKWRALHS; encoded by the coding sequence ATGCGAGGTGCCTTTGGGAAGCCCCAGGGCACAGTAGCCAGGGTCCACATTGGCCAAGTCATCACGTCCATCCGTACCAAGCTGCAGAACAAGGAGCATGTGATTGAGGCCCTACGCAGGGCCAAGTTCAAGTTCCCTGGCCGCCAGAAGATCCACATCTCCAAGAAGTGGGGCTTTACTAAGTTTAATGGGGATGAATTTGAAGATATGGTGGCCGAAAAGCGGCTCATCCCAGATGGCTGTGGGGTCACATACATCCCTAGTCGTGGCCCCTTGGACAAATGGAGGGCTCTGCACTCATGA